The Daucus carota subsp. sativus chromosome 9, DH1 v3.0, whole genome shotgun sequence genome window below encodes:
- the LOC108201711 gene encoding cullin-3B-like, with protein sequence MDNNQKEQNFKRRKVVDAKYAEKIWKKLEHAINEIYNHNGRLLSYHELYRDAYEMVLHNFGEMLYTGVESTMTNRLREISKRLAEAEGDLFLEEVFKNWVKNRTVLLMIHDILRYMDRTYIPHNHKTPVRELGMHLWRDIVLQSPKIKTRLLDTPGLVNMLMDDKIEDLRRMYNLFHGVPDGLSTMKAVMTSHLRETGEQLVADTERARNPVKFVKFLLDVKEKYDKIIYLAFCDDKTFQNAFDSSFESIFNLNPRSSEFISLFLDYTLRKGLKVVSEENVEAALNKIVVLLRFLKEKDVFEKYYKQHLAQRLLSAKTVSYNAERSLIVMLKTEFGYQFTLKAERMLADMITSQETMLGFYWAHDAELVDSPTFIVQVLTTGSWPPQPTVTCNLPAEMSALCEKFRYYYLEIHAGRRLSWQTNMGTAVLKAIFGKGQEHQLTVSTYQMCVLMMFNNADQYSYREIQEATEIPPSDLKRSLHSLACVEGKNVLKKDPETKDVSEGDLFSVNENFIGKSYKLTIRTVSAEKESDPKKVEIRQRVENNRNHHIDAAIVRIMKSRRVVDHTDIIAEVTEHLQPRFLADPIVIGRRIESLIEREYLERDGTQRNLYRYLA encoded by the exons ATGGATAATAATCAGAAGGAACAGAATTTTAAGAGGCGCAAGGTTGTTGATGCCAAATATGCCGAGAAGATTTGGAAGAAATTGGAGCATGCTATCAATGAAATTTACAATCACAATGGTAGGCTTCTTAGTTACCATGAGCTCTATAG AGATGCATATGAAATGGTATTGCACAACTTTGGCGAGATGCTGTATACAGGGGTAGAGTCCACTATGACTAACCGCCTAAGGGAGATTTCAAAACGTTTAGCAGAGGCCGAAGGTGATTTGTTTCTGGAGGAAGTCTTCAAAAATTGGGTTAAGAATAGGACAGTGTTGCTGATGATCCATGACATTCTGAGGTACATGGACAGGACTTATATTCCACATAACCATAAAACCCCTGTACGTGAGCTTGGCATGCACCTTTGGAGGGACATTGTTTTACAGTCCCCTAAAATTAAGACCAGGCTTTTGGATACGCCGGGCTTAGTGAATATGCTTATGGATGACAAGATTGAGGACCTGAGAAGAATGTATAATTTGTTTCACGGGGTTCCTGATGGTCTTTCAACGATGAAGGCTGTGATGACTTCTCACCTCAGAGAAACCGGTGAACAGCTTGTTGCTGATACGGAAAGGGCAAGAAATCCTGTGAAGTTTGTTAAGTTCCTCTTGGATGTCAAGgagaaatatgataaaataatatatctggCATTTTGTGATGATAAGACATTTCAAAATGCTTTTGATTCGTCGTTTGAAAGCATCTTTAATCTGAATCCTCGCTCTTCTGAAttcatctcattatttctggaTTATACATTGAGGAAAGGTCTGAAGGTAGTCAGTGAGGAGAATGTTGAGGCTGCTCTTAACAAGATAGTGGTGCTCCTCCGTTTCTTAAAGGAGAAAGATGTTTTTGAGAAATACTATAAGCAACACTTAGCTCAACGGCTGTTGTCAGCAAAAACTGTTTCTTACAATGCTGAGAGAAGTCTGATTGTTATGCTAAAGACTGAATTTGGATATCAGTTCACTTTAAAAGCAGAAAGAATGCTCGCGGACATGATAACCTCTCAAGAAACAATGCTGGGGTTCTATTGGGCCCATGATGCTGAGCTGGTAGACAGCCCTACATTTATAGTCCAAGTTCTGACGACAGGGTCATGGCCTCCCCAGCCCACTGTCACTTGCAACCTGCCAGCTGAAATGTCAGCTCTCTGTGAGAAGTTCCGCTATTATTATCTAGAAATTCATGCAGGCCGTAGATTGTCTTGGCAAACTAACATGGGCACAGCTGTCTTGAAGGCAATCTTTGGGAAGGGACAAGAGCATCAGTTGACCGTATCTACTTATCAGATGTGTGTCCTCATGATGTTCAATAATGCTGATCAGTATAGCTATAGAGAGATCCAGGAGGCTACAGAGATCCCTCCATCAGACTTGAAGAGGAGCCTGCACTCCTTGGCTTGTGTCGAGGGAAAGAATGTACTGAAAAAAGATCCGGAGACCAAGGATGTCAGTGAGGGGGATTTATTTTCCGTGAATGAAAATTTCATTGGCAAAAGTTACAAACTAACTATAAGAACTGTTTCAGCTGAAAAGGAATCTGATCCTAAGAAAGTAGAGATAAGGCAGAGAGTGGAGAATAACCGAAATCATCATATTGATGCTGCAATAGTACGAATAATGAAATCAAGGCGAGTGGTGGATCATACTGATATCATCGCGGAGGTCACAGAGCATCTGCAGCCAAGATTCCTGGCAGACCCTATAGTGATTGGAAGAAGAATTGAGAGTTTGATTGAGCGTGAATATTTGGAAAGGGATGGCACTCAAAGAAACTTGTACCGATATCTTGCCTGA
- the LOC135149702 gene encoding chromatin remodeling protein SHL-like, with protein sequence MRRTRKDVQGVRDPKGKKRISSSHDSINSLAPSKLRKHNSPHYNDGDCVLMMAPNPDDPPYVAQIVESKAKKVTVRWYYRPQDTGLWKKDSHGDLWKKDCHGKKEFRFEYDVYKKKLIDVKDADWLCICGNPYNPDLYVYCQICKSRFHPSCTNTDAKSSCIIFCDNCKNSPSQEQAADKRFERYLKFPRMHKDIKKEKAIR encoded by the exons ATGAGGCGCACAAGAAAAGATGTACAAGGTGTGAGGGATCCCAAGGGTAAGAAAAGAATCTCGTCATCACATGACTCCATCAACTCCCTTGCACCATCGAAGCTACGCAAACATAATAGTCCTCATTATAATG ATGGAGATTGTGTGCTTATGATGGCCCCTAATCCGGATGATCCACCATATGTTGCTCAGATTGTAGAATCCAAGGCTAAAAAGGTGACAGTAAGATGGTACTACAGACCCCAAGACACTGGCCTTTGGAAGAAAGACAGTCACGGTGACCTTTGGAAGAAAGACTGTCACGGGAAAAAAGAATT TCGATTTGAGTATGATGTTTATAAGAAAAAATTGATTGatgtcaaagatgctgattg GCTGTGCATTTGCGGGAATCCTTACAATCCAGATCTGTATGTCTATTGTCAGATATGCAAATCAAG GTTCCATCCATCTTGTACCAACACTGATGCAAAGAGTTCATGCATTATTTTTTGTGATAACTGCAAGAACTCTCCTAGCCAG GAGCAAGCTGCGGACAAGCGCTTTGAAAGGTATCTCAAGTTTCCGAGGATGCACAAAGATATCAAAAAGGAGAAGGCCATTAGATAA
- the LOC135149703 gene encoding F-box/kelch-repeat protein At3g17530-like, translating into MSIAAVAPVSNNGVSTTTFHDLPEETTAEIFSRLSVKDLIKSSSVNKAWYSLINNPSFISSQIRKAVNFCDDNAVLIIPPFISHQNYCSLISADTSRVIEKFDIPFVTKSGSLKLIAQVDGMLLLTDLHIDYAARELYLWNPFVRRHRVLVSSCFKRLLDDREKSYYVVGMGYDKGTDDYKVIRIVYVQDGKGKQFGEVAPKVEVYSLRKNTWKKMGDSRVPRLVNEMGAYVDGRYYWLFGEFNVPNRVPRLFGVIAPFKLMSFEGSLALCTLDPDCYNLVPPKYPFPIWLRRQRKGVGSWVLLATAVLKQYGHPLNITKTGTLIVESFQSQRPDETHIVSINFKSRISKYHGYGKHGGPDVSREVLAPSTVDTSFPQSLIMYEGGKSLLKYAK; encoded by the exons ATGTCAATTGCTGCAGTAGCCCCAGTAAGCAACAATGGAGTCTCAACGACGACGTTTCATGATCTCCCTGAAGAAACCACCGCTGAAATCTTCTCAAGACTCTCTGTAAAAGACCTAATCAAATCAAGCTCAGTGAACAAAGCATGGTACTCTCTTATCAACAACCCATCTTTTATTTCCTCTCAAATTCGGAAAGCTGTTAACTTTTGTGATGATAATGCTGTGCTTATAATCCCCCCTTTTATCTCTCACCAAAATTACTGCTCTTTAATCTCTGCTGATACTTCTCGAGTTATCGAAAAATTCGACATTCCCTTTGTTACCAAGAGTGGCAGTTTGAAGCTAATTGCGCAAGTAGATGGAATGCTTTTGTTAACTGATTTGCATATAGATTATGCTGCTAGGGAGTTGTATTTGTGGAACCCTTTTGTTAGGAGACATAGGGTTCTTGTTTCGAGTTGTTTTAAGAGGCTTTTGGATGATAGGGAGAAGAGTTATTATGTTGTCGGGATGGGGTATGATAAGGGTACGGATGATTATAAGGTTATTAGGATTGTTTACGTTCAGGATGGAAAGGGGAAGCAGTTTGGAGAGGTGGCTCCGAAGGTTGAGGTTTATAGTTTGAGGAAGAACACGTGGAAGAAGATGGGGGATTCTCGGGTTCCGAGGCTTGTTAATGAAATGGGGGCTTATGTTGATGGTAGGTACTACTGG TTGTTTGGGGAATTTAATGTGCCAAATCGTGTTCCCCGTCTATTTGGAGTTATTGCCCCGTTTAAGCTCATGAGTTTTGAAGGTTCACTCGCTCTTTGTACTTTGGACCCAGATTGCTACAATCTAGTGCCTCCCAAGTATCCTTTTCCTATATGGTTGAGGAGGCAACGAAAAGGTGTAGGCTCTTGGGTTCTACTTGCTACAGCTGTGCTCAAACAATATGGGCATCCTTTGAATATTACAAAGACTGGAACTCTTATAGTAGAGTCATTCCAATCGCAGCGTCCTGATGAAACGCACATAGTCTCTATTAATTTTAAGAGCAGGATTTCTAAATATCATGGATATGGTAAGCACGGGGGTCCAGATGTTTCCCGTGAAGTCCTTGCTCCATCTACTGTAGACACCTCGTTTCCACAGAGTCTAATCATGTACGAGGGAGGCAAATCACTGTTGAAATATGCAAAGTGA
- the LOC108201685 gene encoding chromatin remodeling protein SHL-like — protein sequence MSRTRKDAQGVRDPKGKKRISSHDSINSLAQSKLRKHNSPHYNDGDCVLMMAPNPDDPPYVAQIIESKAKKVTVRWYYRPQDTDLWKKDCHGKCTVHTFHEYIELEGRRSDSDYYSRFEYDIYKKKLIDVKDADWLCICGNPYNPDLYVSIVRYANQAFQKKKS from the exons ATGAGCCGCACAAGAAAAGATGCACAAGGTGTGAGGGATCCCAAGGGTAAGAAAAGAATCTCGTCACATGATTCCATCAACTCCCTTGCACAATCGAAGCTACGCAAACATAATAGTCCTCATTATAATG ATGGAGATTGTGTGCTTATGATGGCCCCTAATCCGGATGATCCACCATATGTTGCTCAGATTATAGAATCCAAGGCTAAAAAGGTGACAGTAAGATGGTACTACAGACCCCAAGACACTGATCTTTGGAAGAAAGACTGTCACG GAAAGTGTACCGTGCACACTTTCCATGAATATATAGAGCTTGAAGGTCGGCGTTCTGATTCCGATTACTACAGTCGATTTGAGTatgatatttataagaaaaaattgatcgatgtcaaagatgctgattg GCTGTGCATTTGCGGGAATCCTTACAATCCGGATCTGTATGTGTCTATTGTCAGATATGCAAATCAAG catttcagaaaaagaaatcttGA